One region of Thermodesulfobacteriota bacterium genomic DNA includes:
- a CDS encoding response regulator, which produces MRQRRILCVDDERNTLRALSRAFMDEEYEILTAPSGAEGIAVLEEMSPVQVVISDYRMPGMNGVEFLKQVRERWPDAVRMVMSGYADTCSVVDAINEGQIYKFIPKPWSDEELRMTIANALERYDLHRENARLREVARNFEEGAAQPCVDTLVDHLPFPVVAMDEAGKVFLSNREAKDRAKRCGRDGDRYEPATFLPEEAASLVLRLKAGEEGPLHRAWEAGEAWAYRLPAGGSARRIAVVLKEGTARG; this is translated from the coding sequence TTGAGACAGCGCCGCATCCTGTGCGTGGACGACGAAAGGAACACCCTCCGGGCGCTGTCGCGCGCCTTCATGGACGAGGAATACGAGATTCTCACCGCCCCGTCGGGAGCGGAAGGGATCGCGGTCCTCGAGGAGATGTCGCCGGTCCAGGTCGTCATCTCGGACTACCGGATGCCCGGGATGAACGGCGTGGAGTTTCTGAAGCAGGTCCGGGAGCGCTGGCCGGATGCGGTCCGCATGGTCATGTCCGGGTACGCGGACACGTGCTCCGTCGTGGACGCGATCAACGAGGGGCAGATCTACAAGTTCATACCGAAACCGTGGTCCGACGAAGAGCTTCGCATGACGATCGCCAACGCGCTCGAGCGGTACGACCTGCACCGCGAGAACGCGAGATTGAGGGAGGTGGCGCGGAACTTCGAGGAGGGCGCCGCGCAGCCCTGCGTGGACACCCTCGTCGATCACCTCCCCTTCCCCGTCGTGGCCATGGACGAGGCGGGGAAGGTCTTCCTCAGCAACCGGGAGGCGAAGGACCGGGCGAAGCGCTGCGGCCGGGACGGGGACAGGTACGAACCGGCGACCTTCCTTCCGGAAGAGGCGGCCAGCCTCGTCCTTCGGCTGAAGGCCGGGGAGGAAGGCCCTCTCCATCGCGCCTGGGAAGCGGGGGAGGCCTGGGCGTACCGGCTTCCCGCGGGGGGATCCGCCCGGAGGATCGCCGTTGTCCTCAAG